CGGCCCCTCCCCCCAGGGGATGGGGTTGCGGCTGAAATAGAGCGCGGGCGCGACCTCCGCCCCGTCCGGGAAGGCGCAGGCGGCCTTCACGAAGGAGGCGGTGTTGGCCTCCTTCTCGTCGGCGATGGGGCAGACCAGCGTGCCGATCTCCACCGCCTTGTCGGCCAGCGGCTTGAGCACGGACCAGAGCAGGTTGGGCTCGAGCGTCGGGAAATCGCCCTGCAGGTTCACCACGATGTCGTGCGCGCCGAAGGGGTCGAGCTGGGCGAGCGCGCGGTGGATGCGGTCCGTGCCGCTCGGAACGTCATCCGCCACCAGAACGGCGCGGCCGCCCGCGGCCTCCACCGCCTGCACGATCTCGGGCTCGCCGGCGGCGACCGCGACGGGGCCGATCCCGGCCTCCTTCGCCCGCTCCAGCACATGCAGGATCATCGGCCGGCCGGCGATCTCCGCGAGCGGCTTGCCCGGCAGCCGGGTGGCCGCCATGCGGGCGGGGATGATGATGATGGGGTTCACGCTGAAATCCGTGGGTGAAACGAGGGCCGGGGACGGTTGATGCGGCGCAGCACCGCCTGTATGGAAGTCTACGAATAAGTCAGGGGACGGCATCGCGCAAACAGCGCCCAAGCCGCCCAGTCGTTGAGAAGGGTCTGCTCGGCATGAGCCTGGAAGCCAATAAGATTTTCGCGGCCGTCCTCACCGCCGGCGTCACCTTCATGAGTGCCGGCGTGATCGGTGGCCTGGTGGTGCACCCGCACAAGCTGGAGCGCTCGGCCATCAGCATCGGCGCCACGCCGCAGACCGCCGCCGCCCCGGCCGCCCCCGCCGCCCCGGCGGTGGAGCCGATCGGGCCGCTGCTCGCCGCCGCGAATGTGGACAATGGCCGTGCGCTGACCGGCCGCCTCTGCGCCTCCTGCCATACCCTCAACGAGGGCGGTCGCGCGGGCGTGGGCCCGAACCTCTGGAACATCGTGAACAACAAGCACGCGCACCAGCCGGGCTTCAACTACAGCGCGGCCAACCGCGCGCTGGCCGACAAGCCCTGGGATTACGAGGCGCTGAACGCCTTCATCGCGGCCCCCAACCGCGCCATGCCCGGCACGCGCATGGGCTTCGCGGGCCTCGCCAATACGGCGCAGCGCGCGGACGTGATCGCCTTCCTCCGCACGCTCTCCGCCAACCCGGCGCCGCTGCCCTGATCTCGCCGGATCTCGTGACGGCAGCGGAAGCCGCCGCTGATCTCGCGGGCGGCATCATTCGCCCGCTCTTCCGCTCGGGCCTGCTGGTGGAAGCCAAGGGCGACGCCTCGCCCGTCACCGAAGCCGACCGCGCCGCCGAGCGCGCACTCCGCGCCTTCCTGACCGAGCGCTTCCCGACCCATGGCATCATGGGCGAGGAGTACGGTACCGAGCGCGGCGACGCCGAATATCTCTGGGTGCTCGACCCCATCGACGGCACCCGCGCCTTCCTCACCGGCCGCCCGCTTTTCGGCACGCTGATCGGCCTGCTGCACAAGGGCCAGCCAGTCCTTGGCCTGATCGACCAGCCGGTGACGCGGGAGCGCTGGATCGGCGTGGCCGGCCAGCCCACGCGCTTCACGAGCCCCATGGGGGGCACGGCGGCCTGCCGGCCTTGCGCCAGTCTCGCCACCGCCGAGCTCTCCTGCACCTCGCCCGACATCTTCGACGCCGCCGGCACCGCCCGCTTCGATCGCGTGCGCCAGGCCGCGCGCCGCGTGACCTGGGGCGGCGATTGCTATGCCTATGGCCTGATCGCCCTCGGCCTGGTGGATGCCGTGGTGGAGGGCACGCTCAAGCCCTGGGACTGGGCGGCACTGGTGCCGGTGATCGAGGGCGCGGGCGGACGGATGACGGATTGGCAGGGCCAAGCCCTCACCCTCCACAGCAAGGGCGAGGTCATCGCGGTGGGGGATGCGGCCCTGCTGCCGGAGATCGTTTCGCTGCTCAGCTGACTTGCAGGTTGCCCTGGGCGCATCGCACCCCCAATCTCTTCCGCATGATGCAACGCCGAGACCTCTTCGCCGCCGGCTTCGGCCTGGTCGCCGCCACCGCCGCCGCGCAAGGCGCGCCGCCGATCCGCACCCACGCGCTCTCGCTGCTGGGAGAACCCGCGCTGCCCGCCGATTTCACCCATTTTCCCTGGGTGAATCCGAACGCGCTGAAGGGCGGCGAGGTCACACTCACCGCGCTCGGCAGCTATGACAGCTTCAACCAGTTCATCCTGCGCGGCACGGCCGCCGTCGGCCTCAACAACCTCTATGACAGCCTGCTGGTGGAAAGCGCCGACGAGGCCAGCACGGAATACGCCCATCTGGCCGAGACCATCGAGATCCCGGCCGACCGCATGGGCGTCACCTTCGAGCTGCGCGAGACTGCCCGCTGGCATGATGGCCGCCCCATCACCGCCGAGGATGTGGCCTGGACCTTCAACACGCTCCGCACCCAGGGCCGCCCGTTCTACCGCGCCTATTGGGGCGATGTGAGCGAGGCCGTCGTCGAGGGTCCGCGCCGCGTGACCTTCCGCTTCCGCACCAACGAGAACCGCGAGCTGGCACTGATCCTCGGCCAGATGTGGATCCTGCCGAAGCATTACTGGGAAGGCCGCGACTTCGCCCGCCCCTCGCTCGATGTGCCGCTCGGCTCCGGTCCCTATCGCGTTGACCGCTTCGAATCCGGCCGCAGCATCGCCTATCGCCGCGTGCCG
This region of Sediminicoccus rosea genomic DNA includes:
- the hisN gene encoding histidinol-phosphatase; translated protein: MTAAEAAADLAGGIIRPLFRSGLLVEAKGDASPVTEADRAAERALRAFLTERFPTHGIMGEEYGTERGDAEYLWVLDPIDGTRAFLTGRPLFGTLIGLLHKGQPVLGLIDQPVTRERWIGVAGQPTRFTSPMGGTAACRPCASLATAELSCTSPDIFDAAGTARFDRVRQAARRVTWGGDCYAYGLIALGLVDAVVEGTLKPWDWAALVPVIEGAGGRMTDWQGQALTLHSKGEVIAVGDAALLPEIVSLLS
- a CDS encoding 3-deoxy-manno-octulosonate cytidylyltransferase yields the protein MNPIIIIPARMAATRLPGKPLAEIAGRPMILHVLERAKEAGIGPVAVAAGEPEIVQAVEAAGGRAVLVADDVPSGTDRIHRALAQLDPFGAHDIVVNLQGDFPTLEPNLLWSVLKPLADKAVEIGTLVCPIADEKEANTASFVKAACAFPDGAEVAPALYFSRNPIPWGEGPRWHHIGVYAYRRAALDRFVRLPESPLERREKLEQLRALEAGMRIGAARVEHGPFGVDTPEDLERARHLLGTS
- a CDS encoding c-type cytochrome, yielding MSLEANKIFAAVLTAGVTFMSAGVIGGLVVHPHKLERSAISIGATPQTAAAPAAPAAPAVEPIGPLLAAANVDNGRALTGRLCASCHTLNEGGRAGVGPNLWNIVNNKHAHQPGFNYSAANRALADKPWDYEALNAFIAAPNRAMPGTRMGFAGLANTAQRADVIAFLRTLSANPAPLP